The genomic interval CCGCTGGGCCGTCACCGGGGCGTGGTGCCGGTGCCCGGCGTGCATGTGCCACAACTCGTGTCCGAGGATGACCAGTTGCTGCATGGCCTCCGCTCGCTCCTCCACGATGACCAGGTCGAAGTCCTGGAACTCCACCCACAGGCCGGTCACTTCGATCTCGTCGGGGAAGCGTTCGAAGCGCAGGACCACGGGCCGTCCTCCGCGCCGCGAGCTCATCTCCTCGCACAGCACCCGGCACACCGCCCGGACGTCCGTGAGGGGACCGGGCCGTGCGCGGAGCGCGGTGGCGAGATCGCCGGCCAGGCGGCGCAGGGCGGCGCGGGTGCGGGACCGCCGCAGCGCCGAGGCGAGCCGTACGGCCCGCGTCCGTGCGCCCGCGCCATCCATCAGGTCCTCTCGCCCGTGCGACCGCCGCACCCCAGGCTGTTCGAGCCTACGCGGCCGGACGTGTCCGCGTCACGTGATCCGGTGTCCGCCGCACGGCCGGGACGGCCGTGCGCGGCGACGAGTTCTGTCCGGGGCATTGACGCGGTCCCGCCCGGCACCTACGGTCCCGTTCGAAGTTACGGGCGTCATTCGAAATCTCGAACGCAGTGGCATTCCGCACACTGCGGCATCTCGACCACAGCGGCACCTCGACCACAGCGACACCTCGGACACTCGATGAGCAGATGGGGCAGGGAATGGGACGACCTGGCCTGAACCGCAGGCAACTCCTCGCCGGGCTCGGCGGGCTGACGGTCGCCGGGAGCTTCGGCTTCGCGGCGCTCGGCACGGGGGCCGACGCGCTCGCCTCCGGCGCGGACACCCGGGTGCGCTACTGGAACCTCTTCAGCGGCGGCGACGGATACAACATGATCGCGATGCTGGACGCCTTCCGGGCGCGCCACCCCGGCATCGAGGTGAAGGACTCCACGCTCCAGTGGGGCAACCCCTTCTACACCAAGCTCGCCATGGCCGCCGCGGGCGACCGCGCCCCCGAACTCGGCGTCATGCACCTCGGCCGGGTCCCCGGCTTCTCGCCCGGCCGCCTCCTGGACCCCTGGGACACGGAGCTGCTGGCCCGATTCGGTGTGCGCGAGGCCGACTTCGACGCCGGCCTGTGGCGGCGCGCCGTCGTCGACGGCAGGCTCTACGCCCTCCCGCTCGACATCCACGTCCAGCTCTGCTTCTACCGCAAGGACGTCCTGGACCGCGCCGGCCTGCTCGGCCCCGACGGCCGCATGGCGCCGGTGACGTCCGCCGAGGAGTGGTTCGACGTGCTGAGGGAGGCCAAGGGGGCGACGAGGAAAGGGCTCCAGACCATCGGCCTGTGGCACAACGACCAGAACTTCCAGTGGTGGTTCTTCGTCGCCTTCTACACCCAGCTCGGCGGCACCTGGTTCGACGACGCCAACGCGCGCGTCACCTTCGACACCGAACGCGCCACCCGGGTCCTGCAGTTCCTGCGCCGCCACCTCACCGACGGGTACGCCGATCCCGGCTACGGCGGCGGCGCGGGCGCCGAACAGTTCGTCAACGGCGCCCCGTTCGTGTGGGAGGGCAACTGGTCCGTGCCGGTCTTCGACTCCGCGAAGGCCGAGTACGGCGCCGTCCCCCTGCCGCCCGTCTTCGGCCGCCCCGCCACCCACGCCGAGTCCCACGCCTTCGTGCTGCCGCACCAGGCGGGCCGGGGCGGGGCCGCCGACGAGGCCGCCCACCGGCTCGCCGCGTACATCGTCCGGCACGCCCGGCAGTGGGCCGCGGGCGGCCACATCCCCGCCCACACCCCCACCCTGTCCACCCCCGCCTACCGCGCGCTCGAACCGCAGAACGAGTACGTGTCCGCGATGGACCACCAGGCCACCGAGCCCAAGGTGTGGTTCGCCGGCTCCACCGGCATCCTCGCCCAGCGGGTCGGCCCGATCGTGGTCTCCGCCACCACCGGCTCCGCCCGGCCCGACGCCGCCGCCCGCCGGATGAGGAGCGAACTCGCCGCCCTGCTCGCCTCCAGGAACCCGATGGACGGCCGCACCGCCGCCGAGGCGGGTGACGCCGCATGACCGCCACCGGAGCACGGACCGTCCTCCGCCCGGCCCGGGTCGGGGACGCCGCTCCCGCCGCCCCCGCCACCTCCGTCCGCCGCGGGCAGGGCCTCCAGCACGGCGGCTGGTTCGTCGCCCCGTTCCTCGCCCTGTTCGCCCTCTTCGTCGTCTGGCCGCTGCTGCGCGGCCTGTACCTCAGCTTCACCGACGCCAACGTCTCCGGGGACCACGCCTCCTTCGTCGGCCTCGACAACTACCGGGAGGCCCTGGACGACCCGCTGATGTGGGAGGCCCTCGGCCACAGCGCGTACTTCACGCTGCTGGTGGTGCCCTGCATCACCGTCCTGGCGTTCCTCCTCGCGATGCTCGCGCACCACATCGAGCGCGGGAAGTGGCTGTGGCGGCTGTGCTTCTTCACGCCGTTCCTGCTGCCGTCCACCGTCGCCGCCAACCTGTGGCAGTGGCTGTTCAACCCCGGCACCGGCATGGTCAACCACGTCCTCGGCCTGGAGACGCCCTGGCTGACCGACAAGTCGTACGCGATGCTCGCCGTGGTCGTCACCACCCTGTGGTGGACCGTCGGCTTCAGCTTCCTGCTCTACCTCGCCGCCCTGCAGAACATCCCCGCGCACCTCTACGAGGCCGCCGCCCTGGACGGCGCCAACGCCTGGCACCGCGCGGTCCGCATCACCCTGCCGATGCTGCGCACCATCACGGGACTGGTCGTGACGCTGCAGATCCTCGCCTCGCTCCAGGTCTTCGACCAGGCCGTGGTGCTGCAGGACTTCGGGCCCGGCCCCGAGGGCTCCACCCGCACCTTCGTGCAGTACACCCTCGAACAGGGCTTCACCAGCTACCGCGTGGGCTACGCCTCCGCGATCTCCCTCATCTTCTTCGTGCTCATCGCGGCGGTCGCCCTCGTGCGGATGTGGCTGCTGCGCACCCGTGAGGAGGACGGCCGATGACCACCGCCGCCGTACCGCGCCCCCGCCGCCC from Streptomyces sp. DH-12 carries:
- a CDS encoding toxin-antitoxin system, toxin component family protein, which produces MDGAGARTRAVRLASALRRSRTRAALRRLAGDLATALRARPGPLTDVRAVCRVLCEEMSSRRGGRPVVLRFERFPDEIEVTGLWVEFQDFDLVIVEERAEAMQQLVILGHELWHMHAGHRHHAPVTAQRVLTDGTPDWDAALAMAARDGSRAADEAEADEFGHRMAAAVRSLLDGRETDAGPLQRALGYRGRRGTHR
- a CDS encoding extracellular solute-binding protein, with product MGRPGLNRRQLLAGLGGLTVAGSFGFAALGTGADALASGADTRVRYWNLFSGGDGYNMIAMLDAFRARHPGIEVKDSTLQWGNPFYTKLAMAAAGDRAPELGVMHLGRVPGFSPGRLLDPWDTELLARFGVREADFDAGLWRRAVVDGRLYALPLDIHVQLCFYRKDVLDRAGLLGPDGRMAPVTSAEEWFDVLREAKGATRKGLQTIGLWHNDQNFQWWFFVAFYTQLGGTWFDDANARVTFDTERATRVLQFLRRHLTDGYADPGYGGGAGAEQFVNGAPFVWEGNWSVPVFDSAKAEYGAVPLPPVFGRPATHAESHAFVLPHQAGRGGAADEAAHRLAAYIVRHARQWAAGGHIPAHTPTLSTPAYRALEPQNEYVSAMDHQATEPKVWFAGSTGILAQRVGPIVVSATTGSARPDAAARRMRSELAALLASRNPMDGRTAAEAGDAA
- a CDS encoding sugar ABC transporter permease: MTATGARTVLRPARVGDAAPAAPATSVRRGQGLQHGGWFVAPFLALFALFVVWPLLRGLYLSFTDANVSGDHASFVGLDNYREALDDPLMWEALGHSAYFTLLVVPCITVLAFLLAMLAHHIERGKWLWRLCFFTPFLLPSTVAANLWQWLFNPGTGMVNHVLGLETPWLTDKSYAMLAVVVTTLWWTVGFSFLLYLAALQNIPAHLYEAAALDGANAWHRAVRITLPMLRTITGLVVTLQILASLQVFDQAVVLQDFGPGPEGSTRTFVQYTLEQGFTSYRVGYASAISLIFFVLIAAVALVRMWLLRTREEDGR